In Toxotes jaculatrix isolate fToxJac2 chromosome 12, fToxJac2.pri, whole genome shotgun sequence, the following are encoded in one genomic region:
- the LOC121191076 gene encoding uncharacterized protein C11orf87 homolog — MTTRTSEASGLSVPLHRCNGGFQANNGTCAEQLSLFPPFSSTLALLVLVAVLVGIILVSLATFHFHKRKLRNRKIQRAQEEYERDSRSPARAGASGEPVRPCVIVRPVRCEEKLSCQNTESGDVAGAAEDKQALDETVPLDC, encoded by the coding sequence ATGACAACCAGAACCTCTGAGGCCTCGGGACTGTCGGTGCCCCTGCACCGCTGTAACGGGGGTTTCCAAGCCAATAACGGCACCTGCGCGGAGCAGCTCAGCCTCTTTCCGCCGTTCTCCTCCACCCTCGCGCTCCTCGTGCTGGTGGCCGTGCTCGTGGGGATCATCCTCGTTTCCCTGGCAACGTTCCACTTCCACAAGAGGAAGCTTCGGAATAGGAAGATCCAGCGCGCGCAGGAGGAATACGAGCGCGACAGTCGCAGCCCCGCGCGTGCCGGGGCGAGCGGGGAGCCCGTGAGGCCGTGCGTCATCGTCCGACCGGTGCGATGTGAGGAGAAGCTCTCGTGCCAGAACACGGAGAGCGGGGACGTCGCCGGAGCGGCGGAAGACAAACAGGCGCTGGATGAGACGGTTCCTCTTGACTGTTAA